The stretch of DNA TAAACGATGCAAATAATTTCGAATTAAACAAAATCTCACCCACGTCAAATGAATTTTTTAGCACGTCGGTAACTTCTGAGGCCGCACCAGGCTCGTTTAAAGTAGAAGTTGTTTCTATCGCTCAAGGTCAAAAGCTCACGTCGGGTGGTTATGCCGAAACGGATACCGTAGGCTCTGGAACAATGAGTTTAACGGTGAACGGTTCTACGCTTGATTTAACTTTAGATGGTACTGAGACGCTCAGGGATCTAAAAGATAAAATTAATGAAGCTGATGGTAATCCAGGTGTTACCGCTTCTATAGTGACAGACAATGATGGTCAGCACCTTGTTTTTACTAGCGATGATATTGGGTTAGATAATGCAATTACTATTGCTGTTGCTGATTCAGATGGCAATGACACCGACAATTTAGGCTTGTCAAAATTTGCGTTTAATGGCGTGGACACAGCCGATATGCAACAAACTCAAGAACCCAAAGATGCAGAAATACTCATCGATAACTTTTTACGTGTGACGCAAAGTAGTAACTTATTTACTAACGCAATTGAAGGCGTATCAATTAACGTATTAAAAGCGAATGATGTAGGTGATAACAACGCCATTACCGTTAGCCAAGATAAATCTCAAGTAGGAGAAGCGCTGGCTGAGTTTGCATCGTCTTACAATAAGTTTCTAGAAACATCGATATCATTAGGGCGTGTTAATACTGACTCTAAGATTGTCGGAAAATTAGTTGGCGAGTCACTTCTTCGCTCATTAACAGCCCAAGTAAAAAACATTTTAAGCTCGGCAGATAGTTCATCTGGTCTAAGTCTTGCTGCTCTTGGAATTACAACAAACCGTGACGGCACCCTAGACGTAGATGAAAAAGTTTTAAAAGAAGGTGTTGATAATAACTTTGACGCAGTAAAAGACTTGTTTGTAGGTGACAATAGCGTCATGGGCAAACTAACAGATACGTTAAAAGGCTACACTGGCGGTGATGGTTTAATACAAGTAAAAATTGATAGTTATAAAACATCTTTAGACAGACTTGAGGATGAACGCGCCAAATTTGCAGAAAAAATGACAGCACTAGAAAATAGATTATTTAGTCAGTTTAATGCGATGGACTTGTTAGTTGGCCAGTTGAACTCTACCGGAAGCTACTTGGCAGCCCAGCTCGAAAACCTTCCTGGCGTAGTTAGGAAAGACTAATGGACAGTTTTTTAACGTCTCTTGAAGCTGACTTTAAATCAGCGATAGAATCAAATGATATTGCGAGTATCGAAAATATCCTGATTGATTTTGATAAAGCATCGAAAGAAGCAATTAATTATGAAAATGACGTTGTTAAAAAAGAAGAGTTAATTAGAGCGTGTATTAGACTGCATGACGAGTTTGAGTTGAGCTTATTAACAACTAAAAAACAGATCCAAGAACAAATACATAGTGCCAAAACAAATGGCAAAAAGATTAACAAATATCTAAACGTATAATTAGTATATTGAAAAACAACGAAGAGAGTAGGTATGCGCAGAGCAATTAAAATGTACAACCATATGAATGCTCAGACACAGTTAACTGACGCGTCACCGCATAAAGTTATACAACTGTTGATGGCTGGTGCTATAGATCGGTTAATTAAAGTATCGGCAATGATGGAAAATGGCAGTGGTAATTATCATGACACCCTTGCTAACGCAATTGACATTATTTTAGCGTTAAACAGTGCACTAGATATGGAAAAGGGTGGCGAGATCTCTGAAAATCTAAATGCACTATATGATTACATGCAACTTCAATTAGTTCAGGCCAATATTGAAAAAGATCACAAAAAGGTTGATGAGGTTGTTGACCTAATTAAAACGATTAAAGAAGGTTGGGATCAGATATCTGATCAAGCATAATTTTTTATTAATAATTGGCATGAATATTCCATAGAGTAACCCTAAACGGGTTACTTTTTTTTTGGAATTTTGTAATGCAAATAATGACAAATGCCGCTGCAATAAAACTTGGAAATGAAATTTCATCTAATTCATTATCCTTATCAGATAGAATGAGTACACTTAGTAGTGGTAAGCGAATTCAGTCTGCGTCAGATGACAGTGCAAACTTACAAATTTCCAACCGGCTAAATAAGATGGGCATGGGTTACCAAGTGGCAATACGCAATGCCAACGACGGTATTTCAGTGATGCAAACCGCCGAAAGTGGTATGCAAGAAAGCACAAAGATACTGGGGCGAATGCGAGACCTGTCTATTCAAGCTGCAAATGCAACAAACCAAAGTAGTGATTTAAAGTCGTTAAATGATGAGTTTACTCAACTCAAACAAGAGTTGAATCGGATTGCAGAACAAACGACGTTTGGTGGCCAGAATATATTAAATGGCTCATTTGGCGTGCAAGCCTTTCAAGTTGGCGCTGAAGCAAATGAAATAATCAATGGCACTCTGACGTCTGTATATCCTGAAGATATGCAACTATTTGAGTTTACAGCTGCAGGTCAGGCGCTTGGTGGCATATATACCGGTGCAAGCTTAGGTGCTGCTGACTCGGCATTATCGTTAAACGGGTTTGGAAATGGAGCACCTGGAGCAAGTAGTGAAATTATCACTATTAATGGCTTAAAGTCAGATACTGTGCAACTAAACTCTTCAGACTCTGCAAAAGAAATGTCCAACAAGATCAATACTGCTTTTAGCGATACGGGTGTAAAAAGTGAAGCTGTGAATAATGTAAGTCTACATATTCACAGCGGTATCGCCAGTGGACGCGTAGCCTTTGAACAAGGTGAGCAAGTCGAGTTTAATATCGGCAATGGGCAAAATATTGCCACAATATCGTTTACCGCGACGGGCGACTATGGCAATGATTTAGCGTCATTAATGAACAAAGTAAACGAACAAGCTGCAGTTACAGGTATCGGTGCAAAGATTAACAGTAATGACAGTTCATTAACGCTAACAAGCGCAAGTGGCGATAACATTAGTATTTCTAATTTTAAAGAAAGTTCAGAAGGAGTAAATAATGTTATAGAGCTAGGCTCGTTAGACAAAAACGGTAACATAAATAATACCACCTCTATCAATAACGATGGTAGCAGTGCAATAGTTCGCGGTTATGTGTCATTTTTCGCGCCAACAGGGGATAGTTTTTCCATTAGCTCAAATGCTGACTTTGGCATCATCCATAACGGTCTTGGCACGAGCGGAAATAATGAATTTGCGTCAACGGTGAGTGTGTCTGAAGTGAATATATTAACTCAAGCGAATGCACAATCCGCAATTTCTGTTATTGACGCAAGTTTAGCCACAATAGATCGCGCAAGGGCAACCGTGGGGGCGATTACAAATCGACTAGAGTCGACGATTAATAATCTTGCTAATGTTTATGAAAACACTGAAGGCTCGCGTTCACAATTAGTTGATGCCGATTACTCAAAGGAAGCGGCAGAGTTGGCAAAGTTGCAAGTCACGCAACAAGCCTCAACAGCTATTCTAAGCCAGGCAAACTCTATTCCTCAACAGGCAATTTCGTTGCTCGGTTAAGCCTTGTAAAAAACTTTAAATAAAAATATAAAAACACTAAAGTATAAAATTTAACCGCCGATAAGAATGTTAACGAATTTTTATCGGTGGCTTTGCATGCAAATCCAAACTAACATTAATGCGCTACAAATCAGCTCAGTGTTTCGAAGAAACACGGACGCGCTGACTAGTACGTATGAAAAGTTAGCCTCGGGTTCCAGAGTCAATTCAGCCGGTGACGACGCCGCAGGCATGCAAATTTCAAATCGACTGAATGCCCAAATACGGGGTTATGGAGTCGCAATTCGAAATGCCAATGATGGTATATCAATGCTGCAAACCGCAGAGGGTGCCCTTCAAGAGTCGACAAATATTCTACAACGTATTCGTGATATCGCAGTTCAGTCTTCAAACGCTACAAATACCGTCGTCGATCGCAAAGCGCTAAATGAAGAAGTAGTCGCATTAAAACAAGAACTCAATCGAATTAATGAAACAACCACATTTGGTGGTCAACGGCTATTTGAAGATGCACCAAATTCCAGGGTTCCTGGGGAATATGACGACAGATTAGCATACTTACAAACCTGGTTAGCGGAACCTGAATTAAGGATCAGTGAGTATTTTGGCATTGATCCAAAGGCCTTGCCTATGGCCGTTACATTCACACCAGACATAGCAAGTGGCGCATTAGCCACGGTATCTTCGGGGACGTTTGATGCTCAAGGTAGAGCAACGGCGGTGACACTTGACATATCATTAGCGGATATCAGTTTTAATCAAGCCAATGGGCCAAGTGGTAATGATGCTGGTGGTGGTGTGTTCGCCGATAGAATTATTGCTCATGAAATGGTACACGCAGTGCAGTTCGCAAACTGGAATTTGGGTACACCTGGCGCCGTAGCAACTTGGTTTGTTGAAGGTTCTGCGGAATTAATTCACGGTGCTGATGAGCGACTCGCAGCAGACGGTAAAGCAGCTGTTACCGCAGTCAACTTAAGTGGTGCCTGGGGTGGTTCTTCTGCGGAATACAGTGCAGGCTTTTTAGCGACAAGATATATGCACGATGCTATTAAGGCGAACGGCGGAGAAGGCATCAAAGAAGTTATGCAAAATTTAGCAACCGGCAATAGTGGTGCACCTATGACTTTAGACCAAGCGTTGGCAGCTGAAGGTACCTGGGCGAGTGAAGCTGATTTTATTGCCGACTTTGACGCAAATAAGTCAACGTTTTGGGATACAGATATTAACTTAACCAACGATGATACCGGCGCTATTGGCGGGCGCGACGCAGATCAAGGTGCGGTATTAAATTCCGAGGATATCTTTGCTAATGCAGTGTCTAGCCGCGAATATAGCTCCTTTATTGAAGATTTAGCGGAGCCAAATTTACGTCCAGGCTCTGGCTCTACTGTATTTACTTTTCAAATAGGTGCGAACGCCAATGAAACCTTATCGGTGAGAACAAATTCATTTGGAACCACGTCATTAGGTATTAAAGATTTATCGGTTACCTCTTTTGCAAGCTCACAAAGAGCTATTACAGAAGTTGATAAGGCACTCGCGTTGATCGATTTTGAACGTTCGAATTTTGGTGCAGCAATGAACCGTATGGAAAGCACTGTTAACAACTTAAACAATCAAAAAGAAAATTTATCCGCGTCTTTTTCAAGAATAAGAGACACTGATTTTGCACAATCAACCGCAGACTTATCTCGGTTACAAATTATTCAGCAGGCATCTGCTTCCTTATTAAGTCAAGCCAATCAGTCGGGAAGATTAGCGCTCAGCTTGCTAAGTTAAATATCTTATGCATCTTAGCTTTCACCTCGCTACAGCTATACAACTCCTAAACCCCTAGCCTTGTGTAAATTTAAATCACTTCTTATACTTAAGTACGCCTTTTATTAAGGAGCACAATCATGAAAATTAACTCTGGTTCACCAAATTTTAATGCGAGTAACATTAATAGTGTCAAAGAGCAGCAAGAAAAGTCTCTTGAAAGATTGGTCACAGGCTTAAAAATAAACTCGGCCGCAGACGATGCCGCTGGGTTTCAAATTGCCAATCGACTGTTTGCTCAGGCCTCAGGAACGCAGGTGGCTATTCGAAATGCCAATGATGCGTACAGTTACGCCTCGGTGGCCGATTCTGCATTGTCTGGAATTAATGATGCGTCTC from Psychrosphaera aestuarii encodes:
- the fliD gene encoding flagellar filament capping protein FliD, which encodes MAGLSSPGIGSGLDVTGIVTGLVQSEKVPFDARIAQQEEQATAKITAFGSLVSAVSAFEDAAKKLNDANNFELNKISPTSNEFFSTSVTSEAAPGSFKVEVVSIAQGQKLTSGGYAETDTVGSGTMSLTVNGSTLDLTLDGTETLRDLKDKINEADGNPGVTASIVTDNDGQHLVFTSDDIGLDNAITIAVADSDGNDTDNLGLSKFAFNGVDTADMQQTQEPKDAEILIDNFLRVTQSSNLFTNAIEGVSINVLKANDVGDNNAITVSQDKSQVGEALAEFASSYNKFLETSISLGRVNTDSKIVGKLVGESLLRSLTAQVKNILSSADSSSGLSLAALGITTNRDGTLDVDEKVLKEGVDNNFDAVKDLFVGDNSVMGKLTDTLKGYTGGDGLIQVKIDSYKTSLDRLEDERAKFAEKMTALENRLFSQFNAMDLLVGQLNSTGSYLAAQLENLPGVVRKD
- the fliS gene encoding flagellar export chaperone FliS, with protein sequence MRRAIKMYNHMNAQTQLTDASPHKVIQLLMAGAIDRLIKVSAMMENGSGNYHDTLANAIDIILALNSALDMEKGGEISENLNALYDYMQLQLVQANIEKDHKKVDEVVDLIKTIKEGWDQISDQA
- a CDS encoding flagellin encodes the protein MQIMTNAAAIKLGNEISSNSLSLSDRMSTLSSGKRIQSASDDSANLQISNRLNKMGMGYQVAIRNANDGISVMQTAESGMQESTKILGRMRDLSIQAANATNQSSDLKSLNDEFTQLKQELNRIAEQTTFGGQNILNGSFGVQAFQVGAEANEIINGTLTSVYPEDMQLFEFTAAGQALGGIYTGASLGAADSALSLNGFGNGAPGASSEIITINGLKSDTVQLNSSDSAKEMSNKINTAFSDTGVKSEAVNNVSLHIHSGIASGRVAFEQGEQVEFNIGNGQNIATISFTATGDYGNDLASLMNKVNEQAAVTGIGAKINSNDSSLTLTSASGDNISISNFKESSEGVNNVIELGSLDKNGNINNTTSINNDGSSAIVRGYVSFFAPTGDSFSISSNADFGIIHNGLGTSGNNEFASTVSVSEVNILTQANAQSAISVIDASLATIDRARATVGAITNRLESTINNLANVYENTEGSRSQLVDADYSKEAAELAKLQVTQQASTAILSQANSIPQQAISLLG
- a CDS encoding flagellinolysin, with product MQIQTNINALQISSVFRRNTDALTSTYEKLASGSRVNSAGDDAAGMQISNRLNAQIRGYGVAIRNANDGISMLQTAEGALQESTNILQRIRDIAVQSSNATNTVVDRKALNEEVVALKQELNRINETTTFGGQRLFEDAPNSRVPGEYDDRLAYLQTWLAEPELRISEYFGIDPKALPMAVTFTPDIASGALATVSSGTFDAQGRATAVTLDISLADISFNQANGPSGNDAGGGVFADRIIAHEMVHAVQFANWNLGTPGAVATWFVEGSAELIHGADERLAADGKAAVTAVNLSGAWGGSSAEYSAGFLATRYMHDAIKANGGEGIKEVMQNLATGNSGAPMTLDQALAAEGTWASEADFIADFDANKSTFWDTDINLTNDDTGAIGGRDADQGAVLNSEDIFANAVSSREYSSFIEDLAEPNLRPGSGSTVFTFQIGANANETLSVRTNSFGTTSLGIKDLSVTSFASSQRAITEVDKALALIDFERSNFGAAMNRMESTVNNLNNQKENLSASFSRIRDTDFAQSTADLSRLQIIQQASASLLSQANQSGRLALSLLS